A genomic segment from Danio aesculapii chromosome 17, fDanAes4.1, whole genome shotgun sequence encodes:
- the pnoca gene encoding prepronociceptin, translated as MKAPLWTLLLLGLCNPAWCDCQKDCLFCSQKLPNEYAFNNLVCLVECHGKLSPGDTWEMCRRTIVEQKPKALLSVGGSILKRAKEEPDASLPVDQDDEQLSETLQRFDHITRALGADDQDMQLSKKYKFLQVQSAQESEEERDGDSEIEGDEQESAIHLIKRFGGFLKNKYGYRKFIDPGRSLQKRYGGFIGVRKSARKWNNQKRFSEFLKQYLGMSSRASEYNSMSADLTQQNE; from the exons ATGAAGGCTCCACTGTGGACGCTACTGTTGCTTGGACTCTGTAACCCAGCGTGGTGTGACTGCCAGAAGGATTGCCTCTTCTGCAGCCAGAAACTGCCTAATGAATATGCCTTCAACAATCTG GTGTGTCTGGTTGAGTGTCACGGTAAACTTTCCCCAGGTGACACCTGGGAAATGTGCCGCAGGACCATCGTGGAGCAGAAACCAAAAGCCTTGTTATCAGTCGGAGGCTCCATCTTGAAAAGAGCAAAAGAGGAGCCGGATGCCTCTCTGCCAGTGGATCAGGATGATGAGCAGCTTTCTGAAACCCTCCAGAGGTTTGACCACATAACACGGGCCTTGGGCGCTGATGACCAAGACATGCAGCTCAGCAAAAAATACAAGTTCCTGCAAGTACAATCAGCACAGGAATCTGAAGAAGAGCGTGATGGAGACAGCGAGATCGAAGGCGATGAGCAAGAATCTGCCATCCACCTAATCAAACGCTTTGGAGGCTTCCTCAAAAACAAGTACGGCTACAGGAAGTTCATCGATCCTGGCAGGTCTTTGCAAAAGAGATATGGAGGTTTCATAGGGGTCCGCAAATCTGCTCGCAAATGGAACAACCAGAAGCGCTTTAGCGAGTTCCTCAAGCAGTATTTGGGCATGAGTAGTCGAGCTAGCGAGTACAATAGCATGTCTGCTGATCTCACTCAACAGAACGAGTAA
- the znf395a gene encoding zinc finger protein 395a: MEQKMVPKTRLGKRSPLGTLVCGSSADGLTETGAHGCQDGGLHRSKLYPGQKVYVHCGGQECGGVVEQHNHVDNEVSIFLPQLNQHVHRKLEDVWTSPTSSSTSSVSSSIDVPRRSVEAVDMDEIMAAMVLTSLSCSPVVQHSTQGSVTPALCGIENGGSELSDGGYWSCDHGNGSPAPSPPIEETDKSNPHADEGLDMEMDQMLFNEPTPRKRKNSVKVAYRCLWPNCGKVLTTVVGIKRHIRNSHLGQSDEHSQREEDFYYTEVYQDFEQTAPPGGHRASCTSPSPSPSQHTPPSPSSPDTLQPSPLSQSAPGSFWQVHSEHSYQAPTPVQVVTQSKPVPVPVSCHWTPSLTVHQSKQGSPFRRRSVSVGEQWLQNNSASFRPHPASVSPPRNHCTSRRIRGEAKKCRKVYGIEHRDQWCTACRWKKACQRFLD, from the exons ATGGAACAGAAAATGGTACCGAAGACCAGACTTGGGAAGCGGTCACCGCTGGGCACCCTTGTGTGTGGTTCCTCAGCGGATGGCCTGACAGAAACAGGAGCACATGGATGCCAGGACGGTGGGCTTCACAGAAGCAAACTTTACCCAGGACAGAAG GTGTATGTGCACTGCGGAGGGCAGGAATGTGGAGGTGTGGTGGAACAGCATAACCACGTGGACAACGAGGTGTCAATCTTCCTTCCCCAGCTCAACCAGCATGTTCACCGCAAGCTGGAAGACGTGTGGACAAGCCCAACGTCCAGTTCTACCTCTTCAGTCTCTTCGTCCATCGACGTGCCAAGAAG GAGTGTGGAGGCAGTGGACATGGATGAGATTATGGCTGCAATGGTGCTCACAAGTCTGTCTTGCAGTCCAGTCGTCCAGCACTCAACCCAGGGCAGCGTAACTCCGG CTTTGTGTGGGATAGAAAATGGTGGTAGTGAACTGTCTGATGGAGGCTATTGGAGTTGCGACCATGGAAACGGAAGCCCTGCCCCTTCTCCACCCATTGAGGAGACTGACAAGAGCAACCCTCATGCTGATGAAGGCCTGGACATGGAAATGGACCAAATGTTGTTCAATGAGCCAACACCAAGAAAACGCAAG AACTCTGTCAAAGTAGCATATCGCTGCTTATGGCCAAATTGTGGAAAGGTCCTGACCACAGTAGTGGGCATCAAACGTCACATCCGAAATTCTCATCTTGG ACAAAGTGATGAGCACTCCCAAAGGGAAGAAGACTTCTACTACACTGAAGTCTATCAGGATTTCGAGCAGACGGCTCCTCCTGGCGGCCACCGGGCGTCCTGCACTTCTCCATCCCCCAGCCCGAGCCAACACACACCACCTTCTCCCTCCAGCCCGGACACACTCCAGCCCAGCCCGCTCAGCCAGTCTGCCCCGGGCAGCTTCTGGCAGGTCCATTCAGAGCACTCCTACCAG GCTCCTACACCCGTTCAGGTGGTAACCCAGTCTAAACCAGTGCCTGTTCCTGTGTCCTGTCACTGGACTCCATCTCTCACTGTCCACCAGAGCAAacag GGATCACCGTTCCGCCGTCGGTCAGTCAGTGTTGGTGAACAGTGGCTCCAGAATAACAGCGCCTCCTTCAGGCCGCATCCTGCCAGTGTTTCCCCTCCAAGAAACCATTGCACTTCCAG GAGGATTCGAGGTGAGGCCAAGAAATGCAGGAAGGTGTACGGCATTGAGCACCGAGACCAGTGGTGCACCGCCTGCCGCTGGAAAAAGGCCTGTCAGAGATTCCTCGACTAA